In the genome of Pristiophorus japonicus isolate sPriJap1 unplaced genomic scaffold, sPriJap1.hap1 HAP1_SCAFFOLD_3931, whole genome shotgun sequence, one region contains:
- the LOC139250580 gene encoding putative uncharacterized protein DDB_G0271982, producing RVSERESVRERERESVERESQRERERERERERERERESACQRECVSER from the exons agagtgtcagagagagagagtgtcagagagagagagagagagagtgtc gagagagagagtcagagagagagagagagagagagagagagagagagagagagagagagagagagtgcgtgtcagAGAGAGTGCGTGTCAGAGAGA